A section of the Subtercola frigoramans genome encodes:
- a CDS encoding glucose-6-phosphate dehydrogenase assembly protein OpcA has protein sequence MIVDFPDTNIAKISKALVKIREEGGAVALGRVLTLIIRTSLGHEEDAIEAANEASREHPMRVIVVSTDSETDGARSGRGARLDAQIRVGGDAGASEVVLLKAYGAAASDEEGLVTGLLLSDAPVVVWWPGDSPDTVSTSSLGRIAQRRITDASNHSNPVESLIRLSESYSPGDTDFAWTRLTLWRAQLAAVLDQPPYEPVLSVEVQGASDSPSTLLLAAWLGHQLQVPVSYGLTARANGSSGIHSVKLVRASGTIDLTREVPNVATLIQPDQPTHTLALPRRNLRDCLAEELRRLDPDDLYGEVISVGLSELFESSEVGFQSRP, from the coding sequence ATGATCGTCGATTTTCCTGACACCAATATCGCCAAGATATCGAAAGCACTGGTCAAGATCCGTGAAGAGGGTGGCGCTGTCGCTCTCGGGCGTGTTCTGACGCTGATCATCCGCACGAGCCTCGGCCACGAGGAAGACGCCATCGAGGCGGCGAATGAGGCCTCGCGCGAGCATCCGATGCGGGTGATCGTGGTGTCGACCGACAGCGAAACCGACGGTGCCCGCTCCGGACGCGGAGCTCGGCTCGACGCCCAGATCCGCGTCGGCGGCGACGCCGGAGCAAGTGAGGTTGTTCTGCTCAAGGCCTACGGCGCGGCCGCATCTGATGAAGAGGGGCTCGTCACCGGGCTGCTGCTCTCCGATGCACCTGTTGTGGTCTGGTGGCCCGGCGACTCGCCCGACACGGTTTCGACCTCGAGTCTCGGCCGGATTGCACAACGACGAATCACGGATGCCTCCAACCATTCGAATCCCGTAGAGTCACTGATTCGGCTCTCGGAGTCGTACTCCCCCGGTGATACGGACTTCGCCTGGACGAGACTCACCCTGTGGCGGGCACAACTCGCTGCTGTTCTCGACCAGCCGCCGTACGAGCCGGTTCTCTCAGTTGAGGTCCAGGGTGCTTCCGACTCGCCGTCGACGTTGCTTCTGGCAGCATGGCTCGGTCACCAACTCCAGGTGCCGGTCAGCTATGGCCTCACGGCGCGGGCGAACGGTTCAAGTGGAATTCACAGTGTCAAACTCGTCCGGGCCTCCGGAACGATCGACCTCACCCGCGAGGTGCCGAACGTGGCGACGCTGATTCAGCCGGACCAGCCAACGCACACGCTCGCGTTGCCGAGGCGGAATCTCCGCGACTGCCTCGCAGAGGAGCTGCGGAGGCTCGACCCTGACGACCTGTATGGTGAAGTGATCTCGGTGGGGCTTAGTGAGCTCTTCGAATCGTCAGAAGTAGGCTTTCAGAGCCGTCCATAG
- the zwf gene encoding glucose-6-phosphate dehydrogenase — translation MSPVEITPEYNPLRLPTDRRLNRIAGPSGLIIFGVTGDLSRKKLMPAVYDLASRGLLPPGFSLVGFARRDWEDQDFERVVHDAVKEYARTPFDEDVWRQLSEGIRFVSGEFDDDAAFLHLKETIAELDESRGTKGNHAFYLSIPPKAFPLVTEQLRRSGLAHPKPGEWRRVVIEKPFGSDLKTARELNDVVESVFAPDDVFRIDHYLGKETVQNILALRFANQLYEPIWNANYVDHVQITMAEDIGVGGRAGYYDGIGAARDVIQNHLLQLMALTAMEEPISFDAADLRAEKEKVLAAVKLPKDLSHSTARGQYASGWQGGEYVPGFLEEDGMNPESTTETYAAVRLDIATRRWNGVPFYLRAGKRLGRRVTEIAVVFKRAPQHLFAESQTSELGQNALVIRVQPDEGVTIRFGSKVPGAGVQVRDVTMDFGYGHAFTEASPEAYERLILDVLLGDPPLFPRHQEVELSWKILDPIEEYWATQGQPDQYRPGTWGPESADELLSRDGRTWRRP, via the coding sequence ATGTCACCGGTAGAAATCACTCCGGAGTACAACCCTCTCAGGCTTCCCACAGACAGGCGCCTCAACCGGATCGCCGGCCCCAGTGGCCTGATCATCTTCGGTGTGACCGGCGACCTGTCACGCAAGAAGCTCATGCCTGCGGTCTACGACCTGGCAAGCAGAGGGCTTCTGCCGCCGGGCTTCTCTCTCGTCGGTTTCGCGCGGCGTGACTGGGAGGACCAGGACTTCGAGCGAGTCGTGCACGACGCGGTCAAGGAGTATGCACGTACTCCCTTCGACGAAGACGTGTGGCGCCAGCTCTCCGAAGGAATCCGCTTCGTCTCGGGAGAATTCGATGACGACGCTGCGTTCCTGCACCTCAAGGAGACGATCGCCGAGCTCGATGAATCACGGGGAACAAAGGGCAACCACGCGTTCTACCTGTCGATTCCGCCGAAGGCGTTCCCCCTGGTCACCGAGCAGCTGCGACGGTCAGGCCTTGCACACCCCAAGCCGGGCGAGTGGAGGCGGGTGGTCATCGAGAAGCCCTTCGGGAGCGACCTGAAGACCGCTCGCGAGCTCAACGACGTGGTCGAGTCGGTCTTTGCCCCCGATGATGTCTTCCGCATTGACCACTACCTCGGCAAGGAGACCGTTCAGAACATCCTCGCCCTGCGTTTCGCGAACCAGCTCTATGAACCGATCTGGAACGCGAACTACGTCGACCACGTGCAGATCACCATGGCCGAAGACATCGGCGTGGGTGGCCGCGCCGGCTACTATGACGGCATCGGCGCAGCCCGCGACGTCATCCAGAACCACTTGCTTCAGCTCATGGCGCTCACGGCGATGGAGGAGCCCATCTCGTTCGACGCTGCAGACCTTCGCGCCGAGAAGGAGAAGGTGCTCGCGGCAGTGAAACTGCCCAAGGACCTCAGCCATTCGACCGCCAGGGGCCAGTACGCCAGTGGCTGGCAGGGCGGGGAGTACGTGCCGGGCTTCCTCGAGGAAGACGGGATGAACCCCGAATCGACAACAGAGACCTACGCCGCGGTCCGCCTCGACATCGCCACTCGCCGCTGGAACGGTGTTCCTTTCTATCTCCGGGCGGGCAAGCGCCTGGGTCGCCGCGTCACCGAGATCGCCGTGGTGTTCAAACGAGCACCGCAGCATCTCTTCGCAGAGAGCCAGACGTCGGAGCTCGGTCAGAACGCCCTCGTCATCCGCGTTCAGCCCGACGAGGGTGTGACGATCCGGTTCGGGTCGAAGGTGCCCGGTGCCGGCGTGCAGGTTCGCGACGTGACCATGGACTTCGGCTACGGCCACGCCTTCACCGAGGCCAGCCCCGAAGCGTACGAGCGACTCATTCTCGACGTTCTCCTCGGCGACCCACCCCTGTTTCCGCGCCACCAGGAAGTCGAACTGTCGTGGAAGATTCTCGATCCGATCGAGGAATACTGGGCGACGCAGGGGCAACCCGACCAATACCGCCCAGGCACCTGGGGGCCTGAATCGGCCGATGAACTCTTGTCCCGCGACGGAAGAACCTGGAGACGCCCATGA
- the tal gene encoding transaldolase → MTDTQTASPTAQLSAVGVSIWLDDLSRERLRTDNLQKLIAEKNVVGVTTNPSIFASALAKGEAYDEQVRELAAKGFSVTDAVFEITTADVAQGCDIFRPIYDATAGFDGRVSIEVEPGFANDAAATIKQAKELFDKVDKENVLIKIPATIEGLEAITATIAAGISVNVTLIFSLERYRDVINAYLSGLEKAQAAGLDLSKIHSVASFFVSRVDLEIDKRLVAIGTDEALALKSKAGVANAQLAYEVYEQAFTTERAKLLLAAGANKQRPLWASTGVKDPAVLDTTYVVELAAPEVVNTMPEKTLDATFDHGIIAGDTISGSYAAANKVLDAVAAQGISYAEVTELLEKEGVEKFIVSWNELLETVQTALDAATSETSK, encoded by the coding sequence ATGACTGACACACAGACTGCTTCACCCACCGCCCAGCTCTCCGCCGTCGGCGTGAGCATCTGGCTCGACGACCTCTCGCGTGAGCGACTGCGCACCGACAACCTGCAGAAGCTCATCGCAGAGAAGAACGTCGTCGGAGTGACGACGAACCCGTCGATCTTCGCCTCCGCTCTCGCCAAGGGTGAGGCTTACGACGAGCAGGTCCGCGAACTCGCGGCCAAGGGCTTCAGCGTCACCGACGCGGTGTTCGAGATCACCACGGCAGATGTTGCACAAGGTTGCGACATCTTCCGCCCGATCTACGACGCGACGGCTGGTTTCGACGGCCGCGTCTCCATCGAGGTGGAGCCAGGCTTTGCGAACGACGCTGCCGCCACCATCAAGCAGGCGAAAGAGCTGTTCGACAAGGTCGACAAAGAGAACGTGCTCATCAAGATTCCCGCTACCATCGAGGGCCTCGAGGCCATCACTGCGACCATCGCGGCGGGCATCAGCGTGAACGTCACGCTGATCTTCAGCCTCGAGCGTTACCGTGACGTCATCAATGCGTATCTCTCCGGCCTCGAGAAGGCCCAGGCCGCCGGCCTGGATCTCTCGAAGATCCACTCTGTGGCGTCGTTCTTCGTCTCGCGCGTCGACCTCGAGATCGACAAGCGACTCGTTGCCATCGGGACAGACGAGGCCCTCGCCCTCAAGAGCAAGGCCGGCGTCGCAAACGCCCAGCTCGCCTACGAGGTGTATGAGCAGGCCTTCACCACGGAGCGTGCGAAGCTGCTCCTCGCTGCCGGTGCCAACAAGCAGCGCCCGCTGTGGGCGTCGACGGGTGTGAAGGATCCTGCTGTTCTCGACACCACCTACGTCGTCGAACTCGCCGCGCCCGAGGTTGTGAACACCATGCCAGAGAAGACGCTCGACGCGACCTTCGACCACGGCATCATCGCCGGCGATACCATTTCAGGCAGCTACGCGGCCGCGAACAAGGTGCTCGACGCTGTTGCAGCCCAGGGCATCTCGTACGCAGAGGTCACTGAGTTGCTGGAGAAAGAGGGCGTCGAGAAGTTCATCGTGTCGTGGAACGAACTTCTCGAGACCGTTCAGACGGCTCTGGATGCGGCCACCTCCGAGACCTCGAAGTGA
- a CDS encoding RNA polymerase-binding protein RbpA translates to MASGGSAIRGSRVGAGPMGEQDRGFHADRIKVCYWDALGNETVRYFAANLPLDEIPETIDSPQSGLPAGRDQLNPPSVAKLEPYKTHLAYVKERRTEEEAAQLLEDALAQLRARRGTMTPTA, encoded by the coding sequence ATGGCTTCTGGCGGCAGCGCTATTCGGGGTTCGCGCGTTGGCGCTGGGCCCATGGGCGAACAAGACAGAGGGTTTCACGCTGACCGTATCAAGGTCTGCTACTGGGACGCGCTCGGCAACGAGACCGTGCGGTATTTTGCCGCGAACCTCCCGCTCGATGAGATTCCCGAGACCATCGACTCCCCTCAGTCTGGTCTTCCGGCGGGCCGCGACCAGCTGAACCCGCCTTCGGTGGCCAAGCTCGAGCCGTACAAGACACACCTCGCCTACGTTAAAGAACGCCGAACCGAAGAAGAGGCAGCCCAGCTCCTCGAAGACGCACTCGCCCAGCTGCGCGCACGCCGAGGCACCATGACGCCGACTGCGTAG
- the tkt gene encoding transketolase: protein MATLQWDSLDDKAVSTAKVLAADAVEKVGNGHPGTAISLAPLAYLLFQKEMRRDPSDNEWIGRDRFILSVGHSSLTLYIQLYLGGYGLELDDLKKLRTWGSLTPGHPEYGHTDGVEITTGPLGQGLASAVGFAYASRFERGLFDPDAAAGASPFDHFIYTIAGDGDMEEGITNEASSLAGHQQLGNLIAFYDSNQISIEDDTNIAFTEDVKARYEALHWHVQVVDWKKTGLYVEDVAALHDAIEAAKAETSKPSLIILKTIIGWPSPKKQNTGKIHGSALGADELKGLKEVLGFDPEETFAVSDEVIEHTREALTRGKDAHDEWRVGFDAWASANPEKKTLLDRVLLGDLPEGFDEVLPVFEAGKEVSTRAASGKVINAIAGVMPEFWGGSADLAESNNTTIDGGGSFVPAEHSTHEWTGNPYGRVLHFGIREHAMGAILNGIVLHGNTRPFGGTFLIFSDYMRPAVRLAALMKSPSIFVWTHDSVALGEDGPTHQPIEQLSTLRAIPGLDVVRPGDPNEVSWAWKTILSRRNGPAGIALTRQNIPTFERGEGDASGEVFASAKNVAKGAYVLAEAPNGTPDVIFIATGSEVQIAVEARELLKADGINARVVSAPCLEWFEEQTAEYRESVLPTAVKARVSIEAGLSLTWRGYVGDHGKSVSIEHFGASADYKTLFREFGMTTGAAIEAAKTSIASLQA from the coding sequence GTGGCGACACTTCAATGGGATTCTCTTGACGACAAAGCTGTAAGCACAGCGAAGGTACTCGCTGCAGATGCAGTCGAAAAAGTCGGCAACGGTCATCCTGGTACCGCTATCAGCCTCGCACCGCTGGCTTACCTTCTCTTTCAGAAGGAGATGCGCCGCGACCCGAGTGACAACGAATGGATCGGCCGTGACCGTTTCATTCTCTCTGTCGGCCACAGCTCGCTGACCCTCTACATCCAGCTCTACCTCGGTGGCTACGGCCTCGAGCTCGACGACCTGAAGAAGCTGCGCACCTGGGGTTCGCTCACACCGGGTCACCCCGAGTACGGCCACACCGACGGCGTCGAGATCACCACGGGCCCGCTCGGCCAGGGTCTCGCCTCTGCTGTGGGCTTCGCGTACGCCTCGCGTTTCGAGCGTGGCCTGTTCGATCCGGATGCTGCTGCCGGCGCCAGCCCGTTCGACCACTTCATCTACACCATCGCCGGCGACGGTGACATGGAAGAGGGCATCACCAACGAGGCATCGTCTCTCGCCGGTCACCAGCAGCTCGGCAACCTGATTGCCTTCTACGACAGCAACCAGATCTCGATCGAGGACGACACCAACATCGCCTTCACCGAAGACGTGAAGGCCCGCTACGAAGCGCTGCACTGGCACGTTCAGGTCGTCGACTGGAAGAAGACGGGGCTGTACGTCGAAGACGTCGCGGCACTGCACGACGCGATCGAGGCCGCGAAGGCCGAGACGAGCAAGCCCAGCCTGATCATCCTGAAGACCATCATCGGCTGGCCGAGCCCGAAGAAGCAGAATACGGGCAAGATTCACGGTTCGGCACTCGGTGCCGATGAGCTGAAGGGCCTGAAAGAGGTTCTGGGTTTCGACCCCGAAGAAACCTTCGCAGTCTCTGACGAGGTCATCGAGCACACCCGCGAGGCTCTGACGCGCGGCAAAGACGCTCACGACGAATGGCGTGTGGGCTTCGATGCCTGGGCGTCGGCGAACCCTGAGAAGAAGACACTGCTCGACCGAGTTCTGCTCGGCGACCTGCCCGAGGGATTCGACGAGGTCCTGCCGGTCTTCGAAGCCGGCAAAGAGGTCTCGACCCGTGCTGCTTCCGGCAAGGTCATCAACGCTATCGCCGGCGTCATGCCGGAGTTCTGGGGCGGCTCTGCCGACCTGGCTGAGTCGAACAACACGACGATCGACGGTGGCGGGTCGTTCGTACCTGCCGAGCACTCGACACACGAGTGGACGGGCAACCCCTACGGCCGAGTGCTGCACTTCGGAATCCGTGAGCACGCGATGGGTGCGATCCTGAACGGAATCGTGCTGCACGGCAACACGCGGCCCTTCGGTGGCACGTTCCTGATCTTCTCCGACTACATGCGCCCGGCCGTTCGACTGGCTGCGCTGATGAAGTCGCCGTCGATCTTCGTGTGGACCCATGACTCCGTCGCCCTCGGCGAAGACGGGCCGACTCACCAGCCGATCGAGCAGCTCTCGACACTTCGTGCGATTCCGGGTCTCGATGTTGTGCGCCCCGGCGACCCCAATGAGGTCTCCTGGGCGTGGAAGACGATCCTCTCGCGTCGCAATGGGCCGGCTGGCATCGCGCTGACCCGCCAGAACATCCCCACCTTCGAGCGTGGTGAGGGCGACGCCAGTGGCGAGGTCTTCGCGTCGGCGAAGAACGTGGCGAAGGGTGCCTACGTGCTCGCCGAGGCTCCGAATGGCACGCCTGATGTCATCTTCATCGCCACGGGCTCCGAGGTGCAGATCGCTGTCGAAGCCCGGGAACTACTGAAGGCCGACGGAATCAACGCCCGTGTCGTCTCTGCCCCGTGCCTGGAGTGGTTCGAAGAGCAGACCGCCGAGTATCGCGAATCGGTTCTCCCCACTGCTGTCAAGGCCCGTGTCTCCATCGAGGCGGGGCTGTCGCTGACCTGGCGCGGATACGTCGGCGACCACGGCAAGAGCGTGTCGATCGAGCACTTCGGTGCCTCTGCCGACTACAAGACGCTGTTCCGTGAGTTCGGCATGACGACCGGTGCTGCGATCGAAGCCGCCAAGACCTCGATCGCCTCGCTTCAGGCCTAG
- the pgl gene encoding 6-phosphogluconolactonase, whose product MTTDRRVLVHSDKDSLAGAVAARFITKIIDILDENDVAHVVLSGGSVNTAVLAAIRDSPAQNNVDWSRIHFWWGDERFVEADSPDRNDLQARDALLDHIPVDKEKIHAFASTDEIADIDEAAAAYAAALVDAAYEGSLYPRFDIMFLGVGPDGHIASLFPGLSGIAERTATVVAVRNSPKPPPLRLSLTLPVIQSADRIWLVLAGADKASALGLALAGASEEEVPVAGAEGRKRTVFFVDREAAAEVPASLIAPSY is encoded by the coding sequence ATGACAACTGATCGTCGCGTTCTCGTTCACTCGGATAAGGACTCGTTGGCGGGGGCCGTTGCCGCCCGGTTCATCACCAAGATCATCGACATTCTCGATGAGAACGACGTGGCTCATGTCGTTCTGAGTGGTGGGAGTGTGAACACGGCGGTGCTTGCAGCCATTCGCGACTCCCCGGCCCAGAACAATGTCGACTGGTCTCGGATCCACTTCTGGTGGGGTGACGAGCGCTTCGTTGAGGCAGACAGCCCCGACCGCAACGATCTGCAGGCTCGGGACGCGCTTCTCGACCACATTCCTGTGGACAAAGAAAAGATCCATGCGTTCGCCTCGACAGACGAGATAGCCGACATCGACGAGGCCGCTGCGGCATATGCCGCAGCGCTCGTCGATGCGGCATATGAGGGTTCGCTGTACCCGCGTTTCGACATCATGTTTCTCGGAGTCGGCCCCGACGGCCACATTGCCTCGCTCTTCCCGGGGCTCTCGGGTATCGCGGAGCGCACGGCGACGGTGGTCGCGGTGCGCAACTCGCCCAAGCCCCCGCCACTTCGGCTGAGTCTGACGCTGCCGGTCATCCAGTCAGCCGATCGCATCTGGCTGGTTCTCGCAGGGGCGGACAAGGCCTCAGCGCTCGGTCTCGCCCTGGCTGGAGCCAGCGAAGAGGAAGTCCCGGTCGCCGGGGCCGAGGGGCGGAAGCGCACCGTCTTCTTTGTCGATCGCGAAGCTGCTGCCGAAGTACCTGCCAGTCTGATTGCACCGTCGTACTGA
- a CDS encoding glucose-6-phosphate isomerase gives MSVRIHVSGLVKQAVETQVPILVADLVASSITSQDPALWGAEAEAESAKRLGWTEAVSISRPLVAEIVQLRSDLQAQGVDHIVLAGMGGSSLAPEVITRTAGVELTVLDSTAPGQVASALADRLATSALVVSSKSGSTVETDSQRRTYEKAFREIGIDPRDRIIIVTDPGSPLEASAKEAGYRFFTADPNVGGRYSALTAFGLVPSGLAGADIGELLDEAEAIELYLANDDSDNPGLILGAAIAGTVPLKNKLGIVADGTHIVGFADWAEQLVAESTGKIGRGLLPVVLDTHSPELGEKLADLQVVRLVKDADQFHILPQNRHEGEILMSGSLGGMILTWEYAVAVAGRLLGINPFDQPDVESAKIATRGLLDAQPEPEAPAFTAGGIEVLGTASVVSGVETVAAAIDRLLAETPEDGYVGIQAYVDRLALPELAELRDAIASKIDRPVTFGWGPRFLHSTGQFHKGGPAIGVFLQITENAGVDLEVPNRPFTFGQLIQAQAAGDASVLEAHGQPVLRLNLTNPSANVSTLFEAVQ, from the coding sequence GTGAGCGTTCGGATCCACGTCAGCGGCTTGGTGAAACAGGCCGTCGAGACCCAGGTGCCGATTCTCGTGGCCGACCTCGTCGCCTCGAGCATCACGAGCCAGGATCCCGCCCTCTGGGGTGCTGAGGCCGAGGCCGAGTCAGCCAAGCGGCTCGGCTGGACGGAAGCGGTTTCGATCTCACGACCGCTCGTGGCCGAAATCGTACAGCTTCGTAGCGACCTTCAGGCTCAGGGGGTCGACCACATCGTACTCGCGGGGATGGGTGGATCATCCCTCGCGCCTGAGGTCATCACCCGCACCGCCGGAGTCGAGCTCACTGTGCTCGACTCCACCGCCCCCGGACAGGTCGCCTCAGCGCTTGCCGACAGGCTCGCGACGAGTGCCCTCGTGGTCTCGTCGAAGTCCGGCTCGACTGTCGAGACCGACAGCCAGCGTCGCACGTATGAGAAGGCCTTTCGTGAGATCGGGATCGATCCCAGGGACCGCATCATCATCGTCACCGACCCGGGCTCTCCGCTCGAGGCCTCGGCGAAGGAGGCCGGCTACCGGTTCTTCACGGCAGACCCGAACGTGGGTGGCCGGTATTCTGCGCTGACCGCGTTCGGTCTGGTTCCCTCTGGCCTGGCTGGTGCGGACATCGGAGAACTGCTCGACGAGGCCGAAGCGATCGAGTTGTACCTCGCCAACGATGACTCCGACAACCCGGGGCTCATTCTCGGTGCGGCGATCGCCGGCACGGTTCCGCTGAAGAACAAGCTCGGTATCGTCGCCGACGGAACGCACATCGTCGGCTTCGCCGACTGGGCCGAACAGCTCGTCGCCGAATCGACCGGCAAGATCGGTCGTGGTCTGCTGCCCGTCGTTCTCGACACCCACTCCCCCGAACTGGGAGAGAAGTTGGCTGACTTGCAGGTTGTACGACTGGTGAAGGATGCCGACCAGTTCCACATCCTGCCGCAGAACCGTCACGAGGGCGAGATCCTCATGAGCGGTTCACTCGGCGGCATGATCCTCACCTGGGAGTACGCAGTGGCTGTTGCTGGGCGCCTGCTCGGCATCAACCCGTTCGACCAGCCCGATGTCGAATCGGCGAAGATCGCAACGAGGGGGCTCCTCGACGCCCAGCCCGAACCGGAGGCACCAGCGTTCACAGCCGGCGGCATCGAGGTGCTCGGCACGGCATCAGTGGTCTCTGGAGTCGAGACCGTCGCCGCAGCCATCGACAGACTGCTGGCCGAAACGCCGGAAGACGGCTACGTCGGCATTCAGGCGTACGTCGACCGTCTAGCGCTGCCGGAACTCGCGGAGCTGCGTGACGCGATCGCTTCGAAGATCGACCGCCCGGTCACCTTCGGTTGGGGGCCGCGGTTTCTTCACTCGACAGGCCAGTTCCACAAGGGCGGCCCGGCAATCGGTGTGTTCCTCCAGATCACGGAGAACGCCGGTGTCGACCTCGAGGTGCCGAATCGCCCGTTCACCTTCGGCCAGCTCATCCAGGCGCAGGCCGCCGGAGACGCGAGCGTGCTCGAAGCCCACGGTCAGCCTGTGCTCCGGCTCAACCTGACCAACCCGTCAGCGAACGTTTCGACCCTGTTCGAGGCCGTTCAGTAG
- a CDS encoding heme o synthase → MDVAVEGRISHPRISAGQKARAYVALTKPRVMELLLVTTAPVMILAAGGIPNLWLVVATLIGGALSAGSAGAFNCYVDRDIDRVMERTKGRPLVTGELSDREALVFAWVLAVGSTLWFGLLVNWLAALLSVIAIVLYAVVYTIILKRNTSQNIIWGGTAGCMPVLIGWAAVTNSLDWPAWILFGVIFLWTPPHYWPLSMRYSEDYKAVGVPMLGVTRGRAVVGLQTILYAWATVACSLLLIPVASMGIVYSVAAVASGGWFIYETHRLYGAAIRHRTVQPMRVFHASITYLTILFLAVAVDPLLPF, encoded by the coding sequence ATGGACGTAGCTGTAGAGGGACGGATCTCGCATCCGCGAATCAGCGCAGGCCAGAAGGCCAGAGCCTACGTCGCGTTGACGAAACCTCGAGTCATGGAGCTGCTGCTCGTGACCACGGCGCCCGTGATGATCCTGGCCGCGGGAGGCATCCCGAATCTGTGGCTCGTTGTCGCCACCCTGATCGGCGGGGCCCTGTCTGCGGGCAGTGCCGGAGCCTTCAACTGCTACGTCGACCGTGACATCGACCGCGTAATGGAGCGCACCAAGGGTCGGCCGTTGGTGACGGGGGAGCTGTCCGACCGCGAGGCGCTCGTCTTCGCGTGGGTTCTCGCCGTCGGTTCGACGCTCTGGTTCGGTCTTCTCGTCAATTGGCTTGCGGCGCTGCTCTCGGTGATAGCGATCGTGCTCTACGCGGTGGTCTACACGATCATCCTGAAGCGCAACACCTCGCAGAACATCATCTGGGGCGGCACCGCAGGCTGCATGCCCGTGCTCATCGGCTGGGCCGCTGTGACTAACTCGCTCGACTGGCCGGCCTGGATTCTCTTCGGCGTCATCTTCCTGTGGACGCCTCCCCACTACTGGCCCCTCTCGATGCGCTACAGCGAGGACTACAAGGCCGTGGGCGTGCCGATGCTCGGGGTCACGCGTGGCCGCGCCGTCGTCGGGCTGCAGACCATCCTCTACGCGTGGGCGACCGTCGCGTGCTCGCTGCTGCTGATCCCGGTTGCATCGATGGGCATCGTCTATTCGGTGGCCGCCGTCGCTTCGGGCGGCTGGTTCATCTACGAGACCCACCGCCTCTATGGTGCCGCGATCCGCCACCGGACCGTGCAGCCGATGCGTGTCTTCCACGCCTCCATCACCTACCTCACCATCCTCTTCCTGGCCGTAGCCGTAGACCCCCTCCTCCCCTTCTAA
- a CDS encoding DUF559 domain-containing protein yields the protein MNSLRPLPPGAASGAVVVAAPAPLNATRAFGACGRQVSDRRVRATWLGCLVVADAASTWLSLATELRLNDLIAVGDFLAHRPVYPKPGDRRPFVTLEELASRVDGFHGRGKRRASEALSHLCTGAESRPETLLRMLIHDAGLPPPMVNPEVPDARGDVIGRADLVYPQWRLIVENDGDQHRTDDWQYDRDMVRHERFHLAGYVHLRIRKRALFVTAALTAARVEIALRSCGWAP from the coding sequence ATGAACTCATTGCGTCCACTCCCGCCTGGCGCGGCTTCGGGTGCCGTCGTCGTCGCCGCGCCGGCGCCGCTCAATGCCACGCGCGCTTTTGGAGCGTGCGGCCGTCAGGTCAGCGACCGTCGCGTTCGGGCAACTTGGCTAGGATGCCTGGTCGTCGCTGACGCCGCTTCGACCTGGCTGTCACTGGCGACCGAACTGCGTCTGAACGACCTCATTGCGGTCGGCGACTTCCTCGCCCATCGCCCGGTATATCCGAAGCCGGGTGATCGACGGCCGTTCGTCACACTCGAGGAACTGGCTTCACGCGTCGACGGTTTTCATGGGCGTGGCAAGAGACGGGCATCCGAAGCGCTGTCGCATCTGTGCACCGGAGCAGAATCACGGCCTGAGACACTGCTGCGCATGCTGATCCACGATGCGGGCCTGCCGCCACCGATGGTGAATCCCGAAGTTCCGGATGCTCGGGGTGACGTCATCGGTCGAGCCGACCTGGTCTACCCACAGTGGCGCCTCATCGTCGAGAACGACGGCGACCAACATCGCACCGACGACTGGCAATACGATCGCGACATGGTTCGCCACGAACGTTTCCACCTCGCCGGGTACGTGCACCTGCGCATCCGCAAGCGCGCACTCTTTGTCACGGCCGCCCTCACAGCTGCCCGCGTCGAAATCGCCCTGCGCAGCTGCGGCTGGGCACCCTGA
- the secG gene encoding preprotein translocase subunit SecG, whose product MQILQVVLQVVTGITSLLLTLLILLHRGRGGGLSDMFGGGVTSNLGASGVAERNLNRITVILGVVWVSSIVILGLITKFDSGN is encoded by the coding sequence GTGCAAATCCTCCAAGTCGTCTTGCAGGTTGTGACCGGTATCACCAGTCTGCTGCTGACACTGCTCATCCTTCTTCACCGCGGTCGTGGTGGGGGCTTGAGCGACATGTTCGGTGGCGGCGTCACGTCAAACCTCGGTGCGTCAGGGGTTGCGGAACGCAACCTGAACCGTATCACCGTCATTCTCGGGGTCGTGTGGGTCTCCTCGATTGTGATCCTCGGGCTCATCACCAAGTTCGATTCAGGAAATTAG